The Bacillus sp. F19 DNA segment TCAGGCGAATATCAGATTCGCTCACCGGCTCCCGGAAGGACCTTCTTGAATAAATGAGTGTTTGATCCAGATCACTTGCAAAAATCACAGATTGTTCCTCCTAGTTTAGGGGCTTAATAATCCCGCAGCATGAATATGACATGTTCTTATATTCGATTACCGGTACGTTTCTTTCTTTTGCAAGCAGGAAAATGTGTTCAAGATCCTTATTGTTTAAATCTTTCACAAGAATTTTCCAAGGTATTCTGCGCAAAAGTACACGAGTTGTTTCTCCGACTCCAGGTTTAACATGATGAATATTTTCTATGCTGAAATCATCCTGAATTTGTTTAATATCCCGGATGCCTTTCCAAGTCGGTTCTTTATCCTCTGCCTCAAGCTTTAACACTTGCTCGCCGATTTCACCCGAAACATGCGCAAACTCTGAAACGACAACGTCAATAAAATGATTCGAAACATCCTCAGGAAGCAGTTCAGAATAATATTTAGCCCCGTGAAAATCATCAGGTCCAATGAACTGGTCATTTAATACGGTCCTGCTGACCAATCCTGAAACGGTAGAATTTAAGCAGGCACTTGGAATTAAGAAGTCTTCTCTGGTTCCGTAAATCTCCGTGCAATAGCCAGGATCTGCCAAGACAGCAAGTGAATCATTGATATTCATTTCGTATTTCCTGTTGAAGCCGGCGACAGCCTCTGTCAGTTCTCTCGTAATAGCGCCTTTCCCAGTCCAGCCGTCCACAAACTGCACATGATCATTCGGATGATTCTGAGCAATATATCTCATCGCATTTTCATCAATGCCGCGGCCTCTGACGATGGAAACACTATAATGAGGAACGTTAAGATTATAGGTTTCTAGCAGATATCTCTTCATCAAAATGCCGATCGGCGTACCTGCTCTTGCAAGTGATACAAGAACGATGCTGCGGCCCTTCTCTTTAAGGATGCGCTCTGCAACGGCTCCTACTGCAATCGCCAGTTTTTGTTTGTACATATCTAAGGAATGATGAAAAAGCTGTAAATATTCATCTGTCGGCTTGTATTCAATCGGAAGCATTTCTGAGTAATGGGTTCCGCTTTGAACAGCCTGCTCTCTTTCTAAGGTTGATTTTTCAAGGCTGGCCTGACTCAGGTCCTTTAATAAGAAAATAACGTCCTGCTCCGAATAGCTTCCCATTGCTGCCGGTTTTGGCAATTGCTGCTCCACCTTATTCATCTGCTGCACTTCCTTTTTTGTTTGTACTGAAAAAGACGAGATTGATGATTGGAAAAACTCTTTTCAGCTGGTTCATTATTGATCTCATATTGTCACTTAAAACAGCACGTTCAAAAAAGACAAAGACTTCGTCGTATTGACCTTGTTCTGCATTATAAAAGAAATTAGCTGTTTCTCCGTCTTCCGGGTTTGTAAAAGGATAACCGCTTTTCACTGCGTAATCTTCCCTTTCAACCGGGTGAATCGGACTTCTG contains these protein-coding regions:
- a CDS encoding cysteine protease StiP family protein, producing the protein MNKVEQQLPKPAAMGSYSEQDVIFLLKDLSQASLEKSTLEREQAVQSGTHYSEMLPIEYKPTDEYLQLFHHSLDMYKQKLAIAVGAVAERILKEKGRSIVLVSLARAGTPIGILMKRYLLETYNLNVPHYSVSIVRGRGIDENAMRYIAQNHPNDHVQFVDGWTGKGAITRELTEAVAGFNRKYEMNINDSLAVLADPGYCTEIYGTREDFLIPSACLNSTVSGLVSRTVLNDQFIGPDDFHGAKYYSELLPEDVSNHFIDVVVSEFAHVSGEIGEQVLKLEAEDKEPTWKGIRDIKQIQDDFSIENIHHVKPGVGETTRVLLRRIPWKILVKDLNNKDLEHIFLLAKERNVPVIEYKNMSYSCCGIIKPLN